DNA sequence from the Penicillium psychrofluorescens genome assembly, chromosome: 3 genome:
TTGCCGTGGCGCCCGGACGGTCCTCGTTGCTAGCACtctcggtgctggtggtgaacTGGTTGATCAGTTCCTGAAGATCCATGTCATCTTTCAGTCCATTGAGCTCAtcggccgctgccgctgcagTTTCTTCATCGGCCACGATTTCTTTTTTGCGGGTGAGAATGGGATGACAGCAAGTCTGGCGAAGACGCAGAATTTGAGCAAAGATCGTTGAATAAGACTGCAATAGAGTGCCGGTCTCGACACCTTCGTTGAAGGTCCGTTTGGCTCGCATGTAGATACAGTCGTAGATTTCTCGCTCTTGCTGCGACAACTCCACTTCCTCGATCGTGATTGTCCGTTTTGGCAGAGGAACCAATGGCTCGCCTTCGGGAGTTTTCATCGTCTTGGTTCGTCGAAGTACAAGCGGCTCCAGCACGCTCTGTACGACATTGAGGGCCCGTACAAACTCCTTGGATTCGAATGGCACGGTGATGAAAGTCTTCCAGAAAGAGAAATTGCTCCATGGCTCCACCTTCAGGAAGCGCACCAGACTAAAGAGGTCTTCTAGTCGATTGACGATAGGCGTGCCGGTAAGGGCCCATCGATGAACAGCCTTGAGTTCATAACAGGCCCTGGCAGACTTTGAGCGCCGGTTCTTGATGGAGTGGGCTTCGTCAAGAATGACGCGGAAAAACTCAACCGAGAACAATCCTCCAGGCGAACCGGGCATgtgctgctgcggaagatCACGCAATTGGGACAACACGATGCCATAGCTGGTGATTATCAAGTGAGGTGCAGTGTTGGGCTTTGATTCGGAGCAGATATCTCTGATGGACATGCCTCTGTCGGGCCCATGGTATACCATCACTCGCATCGAGCCCGCTTCTGATGCTTTCAGCGCCTCGCTTTCCCACTGAGAGAGAAGTGACGTGGGAGCAACAACCAGGGTCGTGTAGGGAGCAGGGACTATCTCCGAAGAAGCGTTGTTGAAGTTCGAGTTGAGGCTGGTGAGAGGCTTCGCATCGGCCAATTCCCGTGGTTTCGGCTCGGCTTTGTGGGAATGGATGAGGCTCATCATCTCGATGGTTTTGCCCAGTCCCATCTCATCTGCCAGAACTCCACCTCGACAGTGTTGCTCCTGAGCTGGGAAATCTATGCTGAGGTCTCCCGAGTAAGGATTGACATAGAACTGATCGATACCCTCAACGGTTGGGAGATCTTTTTCATCAACATCTTTAGTTGGCCAGGTATACTCTTCCCACAGGGGATGCAAAGATCGTTCTCGAACTTTCTGcgtgtctttttctttggcCAACATCCAATGGAGAGCCTGTTTCTGATACTTGCGAAGATTCATAGTAAAGGTCGATGCAGGCTCCGCTTCGGGCATATTAAAGTCAAACGATTGTGCCTTCTTATATAGAGTGTCGAGCTGATCCTCTTCAAGCTCCTGTGTttcgtcctcctcggagGAGTCATTGGCATCTTTGGCGCCCTTCGATTTGTCCTTCTTGTCATATTGCTCAGCCATCTCAGCCGCCCGAAGCAAGCCCTCTCTCTTGTGCTTCTCCGTAGTCGGGTTGATTGACGTGGGTTGGAGACCGACTTCATGGAAGAGCCTTACTAGAGCCACTTGTCGGATCCgcagtttcttctcctccgtactctctttctcttcgaaCAGAGCCGTTGATCTGTTGTCATCTTCGGGCATTCCCGTGAACACTCCGCGCTGAAACACTTCTTTGCGCAAGAAGCACCGTAGTTGCAAGTATATCGTATCGTTGACCCGGACCCAATCAGGCACATACACGCACACAGCCTCAAAGCGACAGATCTTCTGATCAATCAGGGTGGAAACCCACTCGGCTGTTTCGTGGGGCAACCGTCCCAGTTCCTGACCGGATGTGGTTGTAAATCGCGTCAAGACGTCGGGCTTGTGGTTGGCGAGGAGCTTGCCGCCGCGTCCACGTTTCGTTAGTGGTTGCGACCTGGCTCGTTCAATGTTGACTATGTCTCCGTGCTTTATGAGAGCCTTCCCACTTCGAGTCGCCCAGCCGCCGACGCCTAATGCTCCGATATATCTTGATGCCGGTTGTTTCCGCCAAAGGGAGGGGCCTTCAACTGGAGTACTGTCGTGAATTTGTGGTTCAGAAGACGTCGAG
Encoded proteins:
- a CDS encoding uncharacterized protein (ID:PFLUO_004984-T1.cds;~source:funannotate) — translated: MNGDLDLRPAKRPRYFDDPGTRDSDPDSLDASLPRHCPGLKIGDPETAQTGDDGQPPEPAQPAAASSQTADTATPKASTTDFPTPESSSLQHGPTQPEPGSNTPAEPACATQGADGFDVQLFTSIIGQELPPPAVKKIQSVASNDMERAVNMYFDGTWVTAKVPNGTKSARQSTLPKQPDPNKGISTSSEPQIHDSTPVEGPSLWRKQPASRYIGALGVGGWATRSGKALIKHGDIVNIERARSQPLTKRGRGGKLLANHKPDVLTRFTTTSGQELGRLPHETAEWVSTLIDQKICRFEAVCVYVPDWVRVNDTIYLQLRCFLRKEVFQRGVFTGMPEDDNRSTALFEEKESTEEKKLRIRQVALVRLFHEVGLQPTSINPTTEKHKREGLLRAAEMAEQYDKKDKSKGAKDANDSSEEDETQELEEDQLDTLYKKAQSFDFNMPEAEPASTFTMNLRKYQKQALHWMLAKEKDTQKVRERSLHPLWEEYTWPTKDVDEKDLPTVEGIDQFYVNPYSGDLSIDFPAQEQHCRGGVLADEMGLGKTIEMMSLIHSHKAEPKPRELADAKPLTSLNSNFNNASSEIVPAPYTTLVVAPTSLLSQWESEALKASEAGSMRVMVYHGPDRGMSIRDICSESKPNTAPHLIITSYGIVLSQLRDLPQQHMPGSPGGLFSVEFFRVILDEAHSIKNRRSKSARACYELKAVHRWALTGTPIVNRLEDLFSLVRFLKVEPWSNFSFWKTFITVPFESKEFVRALNVVQSVLEPLVLRRTKTMKTPEGEPLVPLPKRTITIEEVELSQQEREIYDCIYMRAKRTFNEGVETGTLLQSYSTIFAQILRLRQTCCHPILTRKKEIVADEETAAAAADELNGLKDDMDLQELINQFTTSTESASNEDRPGATATFTAHALRQIQTESSGECPICCEEPMIDPAVTACWHSACKKCLADFLRHQMNKGEQARCFNCRAPVNAKDIFEVVRHPSSHSTTPLDDGLPSGTPPADSQPAPRISLRRIYPLSPSAHTSAKIHALLTHLSRVAPNTKSVVFSQFTSFLDLIGPQLTRMGISHVRLDGSMPHKARAAVLAQFSKAETYDDEIIDAEDEPPSISRAFPGATTTASSSSSSSSPPTVLLISLRAGGVGLNLTTASNVFIMDPWWSFAIEAQAIDRVHRMGQTRDVFVTRFVVKDSIEGRMLRVQDRKMNIAGSLGLRVGGDEPEEDKRKERIAELKLLFE